In Lates calcarifer isolate ASB-BC8 unplaced genomic scaffold, TLL_Latcal_v3 _unitig_152_quiver_1675, whole genome shotgun sequence, the DNA window AGAAAGTTTACATTTGGTGGtctgtgaaaatgtttggaGTTACAGATTAAGTCCAAAGCTTCACTGCATGTTTGCGCAGAACATGTAAATTAAGTGGAAACATACCAGGGTGGATTGAGTAAGAGGCAAGAAACTGACTGTTCTGAAACggtctttttgtttctgtgtctgaatAAACAGGAGATAAAGACAGTTCTTTAGAACCACTACACAAGTCAGGTCAGTCTTAATACATTACAGCTGGAATCAATATAGCTAAAAAACTGTAGTGAAGCCCCTTCAGTCTTCTAAAATCCCTGTGATACTGGAGTTGAACATCCATgcatccattatctatattgcttatccattaagggtcacggggggggcgaaaggcagggtacaccctgtacggatcatcagtccatcgcagggctgACGTATAtagacaaacagccattcacattcacaccttcagGCAATTTGAGAGtcatcaattaacctgcatgtctttggacagtgggaggaagctggagaacccagagagaacccacacaggcacagagagaacatgcaaactccacacagaaaagccccgggctcaaacccggaaccttcttgctgtgaggcgacagcgctaatcactgcaccaccatgccgtCTGGAGTATAAAAAAATTTTAGTCACAGTTTTCTACAGAGGACTCCTCCCTTTATAATTCAAATTTATTAGTCATTGTCGATTCAAAATGGCAGTTCTCTGCCATTGCTGTTACACATCCTCTGGTGAGATTATAATTCCTCATTAATATCTCAATGTGATGCCATTCCAGATGTGCTTTAGTTTAATGATCAATACCTTTTCTAGACACTGATGAAAGTAACAGAGGTTTTACTTACAGTCTCACTGCAGGAGTATTTGGATGACACATGGAAGTTGATCATGTCCTCACCCACAATGATGTACGAAACTCCATAACCATCATCAGCAACCTAATGTGACCACAGAGGTTGTGAGATTAGTATTAAAGCCTCAAAGTCAAACAATATCAAGGCTGTACTAATCAGTTGAAAAACCTGACCCCAGTTTATTCTTGCCATCTATATTTGCTATTACAGCTAGAGGAAAGTACATGTTACTCACAGGTCCAAACCCTCCGCCCAGGGATATGTAGTCAGGATGgttcttcaggtcaaacagcTCTATCTGCTGAACTGGAGTCTGACTGGTGGAGAGACGCCAAGGCTCTGACAAAACCTGGAATGTgagcaggaaagagagaaagagagaggggtgaaGCCCTGCTGACAACTTTTACAACCCAGCCAGTATAAATAATTACACTGCAAACATCTCTCTTTTTGTAAAAATTACAGATAATTTGGTCTGACTTTCAGACGTTTGGGATCaacatctgtccatctatgatgTACAGAGACTTACAACACTTGTCATTGCTTCTCTTACACTTAAAGGTGAGTTGTCTACCTGTCTCCTCAGCGAATGTGGAGACGTACATAAAACATGGAGTGGGGAGAGAAATGTGAACCTAAATGATCTTttaattttggcattttttttctttgcttttcttgggGAGGGCTGCCCTGCCAAgacaatggtaggggaaacactgtaACATTCCCATCACCTTCAGTagatgtagtttgtgttttgggCTAAGTAGCaaattttagcatgctaacatgctaaactacaGTGATGAACATACCTGCTaaaaaacatgttagcattgtcactgtgagtatgttagcatgctgaaatTAGCATTTACCTAAAAGCACCTCTGAACCTACGTACAGCCTCAACATTGAGCCCAAAATCTGTTCATATTGAGACCATGAATCAATGTGGCTGAAAaccaaagcagaaaaaacaggTGCTGTTTCTGTTAATCCTCACTTAACTGGTGTTATATACAAAATTCTGTGTACAGTACAGAAAATCAGAGAAGACTAAAATTACAATTCAACactgacagcaaacacaaccaAAATATTACCTCTTTAAGAAATGGTGACTCCACCCCCAGGTATTTGGACACCACATACAGGCAGAAGAGGTGTCTGTCAATTCCAGCTCCAGTCATAGCCATTCGATAAAGGTTCTGGTGCCTCTCGGAAGCCAGTTTGAAGAGACACCTGCATTGTTCCTCTGCCTGTCAAACCAAATCACACATCACACTTTCACTGAATCCCTGAAATAAAATCCCCTATAAATCACAGAAATACGCCACAAAATAGACACTCAGCACTGGCTCCCCTCAGGGCTGCATGCCGAGCTCCCTGCTGTACGCCCGACAAGAccacacccccctcctcataaatggagaacCTGGAAACCGTCACCACCTTCAGGTTTCTGGGCACCCACATCTCGGCCGATCTCTCCAGGACTCCCAACACCAAGGCCCTCGTGAAGAAGGCTCAGCAGTGGCTGCATTTCCTGCGTGtgctcaggaaaaacaatctggacaagaagctgctgctggccttctatcactcctctgtggagagtgtactaaCATACGGCCTGAGTGTGTGGTACACAGGCTGAGGACAGGAAAgctgtgcagagggtcatcaacaccGCCGTATTTTTcgtgtacattttgtatttctaatTGTATATACCTTTCTTCTAATATCTGTTTGTCctcgtggagcacccacaaatttgttgtacttaactgtacagtgacaataaagcctattctattctattctattagGAGTTTAATACTTTGtgtgagcttttattttaaacacttaaaaGAGAGcagaattaaaaaatgtatcagTACCTCTCCACCCTCTAGAGCTTTGACAAAGGCACAGCTTTCGTTGGAGCAGGATCGCACAGTCTCTGTCCTGCCCTCCCTGAAAAGACGCGTCATTGATGCCTCATAGGTCAAACAGAAACCACCACGATcctggaggaagagagggagagtggagaGGAACAGCTGTTTGTGAAcaggaacacaaacagacagactgtcCAGGAAAAGGGGTTTAATGACATGCCtctaatgtaaaaacaacaaaaaaaagaagagtacCACAAAAGTCCAGGGTAGCTGCTGTGATGATTCACATATAAACTAAAAAGGCATGGTTCAGGAGCCATGGAAGTCAACTATCCAATTATCCTAGCTGATTATGACCAAAAGGTACTGTCTTGTACATGGATATAGTTATCTCAATCAACAATTAATTCCCTTTAACTGTTAGATTGTGTGCTTGTAACTCAGTAGATTCTAACAACAACATGGACTGACATCTCAACAGCCAGTACAGTTACTTTCATCTACCCTACAAACACTAGAAAACATGACCTGAGTGTGTCTGGTTTCTGAGAAGACATTTGGATTCTGGATATTAGATGAAAATAATGGAATACTTAGATCAGTTACAGTGGAGGCTTTATTGCATTTTTCTATAATGAATGTCTTCCTTCATGCATTTCCACATCTCACTTTAGCCTTACAGTAAAGGAATACTTTGCTTCGGGATATCCAGCATCCTTCTTCATTATCACAAATGTGTAATTAATAATTGAGGCATGGCTTCTTGTGACAAATGtggctttgtgttttcagatgagTTTTTTCAACTGACTTAGATAAAATCTGTACTTTCATAGCAACCAATAGTAGAACTGCATCTTAAGGATTTTGGCATTTGATTCAACAGTCAGCTAAGGCAGCTACTGTGTTGTGTGGACCTGAGACTGGGCAATAAATACTACAACCATATAAAATCTAAGTTCACTCAACCAATCAGTCCACAGTCCAGTCTCAAAGTCCAGAACTTGTTATATTGTAATCAAACAAAAGTGAtccaacaggaggaaacaaCTTGTATACACTAAGTTGAAAGTAATATGTGACAGCTGTTAGTGAGTGCAAAACAGATCTTGAGTCTTTCTCACAGTGTAATATTATAACAGCGTGAAAAATCATTCAGTCAGTGTGGTGAGAGCTTAATTTCCCCTGGGTCAGTAAGTCAGATTATGTTAATGCTAGTTTCTCCACTGCTGTTCTATACCTTCTACATTCATCCACAAAGCATCACTGTCAGGATTGGATGAATGTGCACATTTGACCTCACAATCAACCATCTATACTTCAGATCCACAGGGAATAATCAAATAAATTAGTGGGGGACAATAATGaataatgacaatgaaaagTTGTTTTACTTTCACTGAGACTGGTGTTTCTCTGTGCAAATTAAATCCAAGGTCATTTTGGGTCTCATCTCCTGTGTTACCTGCACCGTAACAAACTAACTCTCTTTACTAACGCTTGACTGAAAAACTACCAAGAAAATATACATTAGTGCcgttatattttttttatgagtCTTACCCTGTAGTATGCCAGCTGTAAGCCAATCTGTATGAATGCATCAGGGCTGATGCGAAGCTTCTTGATCCGTCCTTTTCCAAACTCGCTGAAGGGAACACATGGCAGTCCACATCATCTGCCAGT includes these proteins:
- the LOC108889392 gene encoding LOW QUALITY PROTEIN: carnitine O-palmitoyltransferase 1, liver isoform-like (The sequence of the model RefSeq protein was modified relative to this genomic sequence to represent the inferred CDS: inserted 1 base in 1 codon), producing CLSLLQYTLATDAFQLGYTEDGHCKGEVDRSLPHPQRLLWDIPSEVQAQVHSSLAVAQALADDVDXPCVPFSEFGKGRIKKLRISPDAFIQIGLQLAYYRDRGGFCLTYEASMTRLFREGRTETVRSCSNESCAFVKALEGGEAEEQCRCLFKLASERHQNLYRMAMTGAGIDRHLFCLYVVSKYLGVESPFLKEVLSEPWRLSTSQTPVQQIELFDLKNHPDYISLGGGFGPVADDGYGVSYIIVGEDMINFHVSSKYSCSETDSHRFGAQISKALQDIMTVLTSDTKTSSSSKGTTQPQPKKLL